One Loxodonta africana isolate mLoxAfr1 chromosome 6, mLoxAfr1.hap2, whole genome shotgun sequence DNA window includes the following coding sequences:
- the STK36 gene encoding serine/threonine-protein kinase 36 isoform X1 — protein sequence MEKYHVLEMIGEGSFGRVYKGRRKYSAQVVALKFIPKLGRSEKELRNLQREIEIMRGLRHPNIVHMLDSFETDKEVVVVTDYAEGELFQILEDDGKLPEDQVQAIAAQLVSALYYLHSHRILHRDMKPQNILLAKGGGIKLCDFGFARAMSTNTMVLTSIKGTPLYMSPELVEERPYDHTADLWSVGCILYELAVGTPPFYTTSIFELVSLILKDPVRWPSTLSPCFKNFLQGLLTKDPRQRLSWPDLLHHPFIAGHVTIITEPAALDLGTPFTSRLPPELQVLKDEQAHRLAPKGSESRILRQARKRMAEEAKQKKHQNTESALEQEDRTSKVAPGTAPLPRLRATPQEPGLLAGILASEMKSSWAEWGAGEAPSTPREHQITVDCEQAFPELKSEVVGQRSIDAVDLENEEPDSDEEWQHLLETIKPVPIQLKSPLTLLCNPDFCQRIQSQLQETGGQILKGILEDVSHMLPALRVLSSLLSGCSDSVALYSFCREAGLPGLLLSLLKHSQESTNIQQQSWYGTFLRDLIAVIQAYFACTFNLERSQTSDSLQVFQEAVSLFLDLLGKLLAQPDDSEQTLRRDSLMCFTVVCEAMDGNSRAISQAFYSSLLTTQRAVLDGLLQGLTVPQLPFHTPPGAPQVSQPLREQSEDLPGAISCALAAICTAPVGLPGCWEAKEQVSRYLANQLTEDSSQLRPSLVSGLQHPILCLHLLKVLYSCCHVSERLCHLLGQEPLALESMLMLVQGKVKVMDWEESTEVALYLLSLLVLRLQDLPSGMEKLGSETATLFTHSHVVSLVSAAASLLEQLCQQGVTLDLQPVEWIAAATHALSAPAEVRLTPPGGCGFYDGLLILLLQLLTQQGKTSLIRDMASSEMWTILWHRFSMALRLPEEVSTQEEELSLSSPQSPEPDWTLISPQGMAALLSLAVATFTQEPQLCLSHLSQRGSILMSTLKHLLSSSFLHQLGQAPHGSEFLPAVVLSVCQLLCFPFALDVDADLLIGILADLRDSEVAAHLLQVCCHHLVLPQVELPMSLLTRLALTDPTSLSQFVNTVAASPSSIISFFSVALLGDQPLLTSDLLSLLAHTARVLPPSHLSFIQELLAGSDESYRPLRSLLGHPDNSVRARTYGLLGHLLQHSMALRGALQSQAGLLNLLLLGLGDKDLAVRRSASFAVGNAAYQAGPLGPALAAAVPGMTQLLGDPQAGIRRNAASALGNLGPEGLGEEMLQCQVPQRLLEMACGDPQPNVKEAALIALRSLRQEPCIHQVLVSLGASEKLALLSLGNQLLPHSGSSPRPASAKHCRKLIHLLRPTHST from the exons ATGGAAAAGTACCATGTGTTGGAGATGATTGGAGAAGGCTCTTTTGGGAGGGTGTATAAGGGTCGAAGAAAATACAGTGCTCAG GTTGTGGCCCTGAAATTCATTCCAAAATTGGGACGCTCAGAGAAGGAGCTGAGGAACCTGCAACGAGAGATTGAAATCATGCGGGGTTTGCGACATCCCAACATTGTGCATATGCTTGACAGCTTTGAGACTGACAAAGAG GTAGTGGTGGTAACAGACTATGCTGAGGGAGAACTCTTTCAGATCCTAGAAGATGATGGGAAGCTTCCTGAGGACCAG GTTCAGGCCATTGCTGCCCAGTTGGTGTCAGCCCTGTACTATCTGCATTCCCACCGAATCCTGCACCGAGACATGAAGCCTCAGAACATCCTCCTTGCCAAGGGTGGTGGCATCaagctctgtgactttgg GTTTGCCCGGGCTATGAGCACCAACACGATGGTGCTGACATCCATTAAAGGCACACCACTTTACATGTCTCCAGAGCTGGTGGAAGAGCGACCATATGACCACACGGCAGACCTCTGGTCTGTGGGCTGCATCCTGTATGAACTGGCTGTAGGCACCCCTCCCTTCTATACCACGAGCATCTTTGAACTGGTCAGCCTCATTCTCAAGGACCCTGTGCGCTGGCCCTCCACCCTTAGCCCTTGCTTCAAG AACTTCCTGCAGGGACTGCTCACCAAGGACCCCCGGCAGCGTCTGTCCTGGCCAGACCTCTTACATCACCCCTTCATTGCTGGCCATGTCACCA TAATAACTGAGCCAGCAGCCCTAGATTTGGGCACCCCATTCACCAGTCGCCTACCCCCTGAACTTCAGGTCCTAAAGGACGAACAGGCACATCGGTTGGCCCCCAAGGGTAGTGAATCTCGCATCTTGCGTCAGGCACGTAAACGCATGGCTGAGGAAGCCAAGCAGAAG AAACACCAGAACACAGAATCTGCGCTTGAGCAAGAGGATAGGACCAGCAAGGTGGCTCCTGGCACAGCCCCCCTGCCCAGGCTAAGGGCCACCCCTCAGGAACCAGGCCTCTTGGCTGGGATCTTGGCCTCAGAAATGAAGAGCAGCTGGGCTGAGTGGGGGGCTGGAGAGGCCCCCTCTACACCTCG GGAACACCAGATCACCGTGGATTGTGAACAGGCATTCCCAGAGCTGAAATCAGAGGTGGTGGGCCAGAGGAGCATTGATGCTGTAGACCTAGAAAATGAG GAGCCAGACAGTGATGAGGAGTGGCAACACCTGCTAGAGACCATCAAGCCTGTGCCCATTCAACTGAAGTCCCCTCTCACACTGCTGTGCAATCCCGACTTCTGCCAGCGCATCCAGAGCCAGCTACAAGAGACTGGAGGGCAG ATCCTGAAAGGCATCCTAGAAGATGTTTCCCACATGCTTCCTGCGCTCCGGGTCCTGAGCAGTCTTCTGTCTGGCTGCAGTGACTCTGTTGCCTTGTATTCCTTCTGCCGTGAGGCAGGGCTGCCAGGGCTGCTGCTGAGCTTACTCAAACACAGCCAAGAGAGCACCAACATCCAGCAG CAATCTTGGTATGGGACCTTCCTAAGGGACCTGATAGCTGTGATTCAGGCCTACTTTGCCTGCACCTTCAACCTGGAGAGGAGCCAGACAAGCGACAG CTTGCAGGTGTTTCAGGAGGCCGTCAGCCTCTTTCTGGACTTGTTAGGGAAACTGCTGGCCCAACCAGATGACTCTGAGCAGACACTGCGGAGGGACAGTCTTATG tgctttactGTTGTGTGTGAAGCCATGGATGGGAACAGCCGGGCCATCTCCCAAGCCTTTTACTCCAGCTTGCTGACTACACAGCGGGCCGTGTTGGATGGGCTTCTTCAGGGCTTGACAGTTCCACAGCTGCCTTTCCACACACCCCCAG GAGCCCCACAAGTGAGCCAGCCGCTGCGGGAGCAGAGTGAGGATCTGCCTGGAGCCATTTCCTGTGCACTGGCAGCCATATGCACTGCTCCTGTGGGGCTGCCTGGCTGCTGGGAAGCTAAGGAGCAG GTCTCTCGGTATTTGGCAAATCAACTGACTGAAGACAGCAGCCAGCTGAGGCCGTCCCTCGTCTCTGGCCTGCAGCATCCCATCCTGTGCCTACACCTTCTCAAG GTTCTCTACTCCTGCTGCCATGTCAGTGAGCGCCTGTGCCATCTTCTAGGGCAAGAGCCCCTGGCCTTGGAGTCAATGCTGATGTTGGTTCAAGGCAAG gtaaaAGTAATGGATTGGGAAGAGTCTACTGAAGTGGCACTCTACCTCCTCTCCCTTCTTGTTCTTCGACTCCAAGATCTGCCGTCTGG AATGGAGAAGCTAGGCAGTGAGACTGCTACACTCTTTACCCACTCACACGTCGTCTCTCTTGTG AGCGCAGCAGCCTCTCTGTTGGAACAGCTTTGTCAGCAAGGGGTGACCCTTGACCTCCAGCCTGTGGAATGGATAGCTGCAGCCACACATGCCCTGTCTGCCCCTGCAGAG GTCCGGCTGACTCCACCAGGTGGCTGTGGATTCTATGATGGCCTCCTCATCCTTCTGCTGCAGCTCCTCACCCAG CAGGGGAAAACTAGCCTGATAAGGGACATGGCTAGTTCAGAAATGTGGACCATTTTGTGGCACCGCTTTTCCATGGCCCTGAGGCTACCTGAGGAGGTGTCTACGCAGGAGGAAGAGCTGTCGCTATCCAGTCCACAAAGCCCAGAGCCAGACTGGACGCTGATCTCCCCGCAAG GCATGGCAGCCCTGCTGAGCCTGGCCGTGGCCACCTTCACCCAGGAGCCCCAGTTATGCCTGAGCCACCTGTCCCAGCGTGGAAGTATCCTTATGTCCACCCTGAAGCACCTGCTTTCCTCCAGCTTCCTGCATCAGCTAGGGCAGGC GCCTCACGGGTCTGAGTTTCTCCCTGCCGTGGTGCTCTCTGTCTGCCAGCTCCTCTGTTTCCCCTTCGCCTTGGATGTGGATGCTGACCTCCTTATAGGTATCTTGGCTGACCTCAGGGACTCGGAAGTCGCAGCGCATCTGCTACAG GTCTGCTGCCACCATCTCGTGTTGCCACAAGTTGAGCTGCCCATGAGCCTCCTCACACGGTTGGCCCTCACAGATCCCACCTCTCTCAGCCAGTTTGTGAATACAGTGGCAGCCTCCCCTAGTTCCATCATTTCGTTCTTCTCAGTTGCTCTCCTGGGTGACCAGCCGCTGCTGACCTCTGACCTTCTCTCCCTGCTGGCCCACACAGCCCGGGTACTGCCGCCCAGCCACTTGTCTTTTATCCAAGAGCTTCTGGCTGGCTCCGATGAATCCTATCGGCCTCTGCGCAGCCTCCTGGGCCATCCAGATAATTCCGTGCGGGCGCGCACTTATGGGCTCTTGGGACACTTGCTTCAACATAGCATGGCTCTCCGTGGGGCACTGCAGAGCCAGGCTGGACTGCTGAACCTTCTGCTGCTGGGGCTcggagacaaggaccttgctgTGCGGCGCAGTGCCAGCTTTGCTGTGGGCAATGCAGCTTACCAGGCTGGTCCCCTAGGACCTGCTCTGGCAGCTGCGGTTCCTGGTATGACCCAGCTGCTTGGAGATCCTCAGGCTGGTATCCGGCGCAATGCTGCTTCAGCTCTGGGCAACTTGGGGCCTGAGGGACTGGGGGAGGAGATGTTACAGTGCCAAGTACCCCAACGGCTCCTAGAGATGGCGTGTGGAGACCCTCAGCCAAATGTGAAGGAGGCTGCCCTCATTGCCCTCCGGAGCCTCCGGCAGGAGCCCTGCATACATCAG GTGCTGGTGTCCCTGGGTGCCAGTGAAAAATTAGCCTTGCTCTCCCTGGGGAACCAGTTACTGCCACACAGTGGCAGCAGTCCCAGGCCCGCTTCTGCCAAACACTGCAGGAAACTCATTCACCTCCTGAGGCCAACCCACAGCACGTGA
- the STK36 gene encoding serine/threonine-protein kinase 36 isoform X2: MEKYHVLEMIGEGSFGRVYKGRRKYSAQVVALKFIPKLGRSEKELRNLQREIEIMRGLRHPNIVHMLDSFETDKEVVVVTDYAEGELFQILEDDGKLPEDQVQAIAAQLVSALYYLHSHRILHRDMKPQNILLAKGGGIKLCDFGFARAMSTNTMVLTSIKGTPLYMSPELVEERPYDHTADLWSVGCILYELAVGTPPFYTTSIFELVSLILKDPVRWPSTLSPCFKNFLQGLLTKDPRQRLSWPDLLHHPFIAGHVTIITEPAALDLGTPFTSRLPPELQVLKDEQAHRLAPKGSESRILRQARKRMAEEAKQKKHQNTESALEQEDRTSKVAPGTAPLPRLRATPQEPGLLAGILASEMKSSWAEWGAGEAPSTPREHQITVDCEQAFPELKSEVVGQRSIDAVDLENEILKGILEDVSHMLPALRVLSSLLSGCSDSVALYSFCREAGLPGLLLSLLKHSQESTNIQQQSWYGTFLRDLIAVIQAYFACTFNLERSQTSDSLQVFQEAVSLFLDLLGKLLAQPDDSEQTLRRDSLMCFTVVCEAMDGNSRAISQAFYSSLLTTQRAVLDGLLQGLTVPQLPFHTPPGAPQVSQPLREQSEDLPGAISCALAAICTAPVGLPGCWEAKEQVSRYLANQLTEDSSQLRPSLVSGLQHPILCLHLLKVLYSCCHVSERLCHLLGQEPLALESMLMLVQGKVKVMDWEESTEVALYLLSLLVLRLQDLPSGMEKLGSETATLFTHSHVVSLVSAAASLLEQLCQQGVTLDLQPVEWIAAATHALSAPAEVRLTPPGGCGFYDGLLILLLQLLTQQGKTSLIRDMASSEMWTILWHRFSMALRLPEEVSTQEEELSLSSPQSPEPDWTLISPQGMAALLSLAVATFTQEPQLCLSHLSQRGSILMSTLKHLLSSSFLHQLGQAPHGSEFLPAVVLSVCQLLCFPFALDVDADLLIGILADLRDSEVAAHLLQVCCHHLVLPQVELPMSLLTRLALTDPTSLSQFVNTVAASPSSIISFFSVALLGDQPLLTSDLLSLLAHTARVLPPSHLSFIQELLAGSDESYRPLRSLLGHPDNSVRARTYGLLGHLLQHSMALRGALQSQAGLLNLLLLGLGDKDLAVRRSASFAVGNAAYQAGPLGPALAAAVPGMTQLLGDPQAGIRRNAASALGNLGPEGLGEEMLQCQVPQRLLEMACGDPQPNVKEAALIALRSLRQEPCIHQVLVSLGASEKLALLSLGNQLLPHSGSSPRPASAKHCRKLIHLLRPTHST; encoded by the exons ATGGAAAAGTACCATGTGTTGGAGATGATTGGAGAAGGCTCTTTTGGGAGGGTGTATAAGGGTCGAAGAAAATACAGTGCTCAG GTTGTGGCCCTGAAATTCATTCCAAAATTGGGACGCTCAGAGAAGGAGCTGAGGAACCTGCAACGAGAGATTGAAATCATGCGGGGTTTGCGACATCCCAACATTGTGCATATGCTTGACAGCTTTGAGACTGACAAAGAG GTAGTGGTGGTAACAGACTATGCTGAGGGAGAACTCTTTCAGATCCTAGAAGATGATGGGAAGCTTCCTGAGGACCAG GTTCAGGCCATTGCTGCCCAGTTGGTGTCAGCCCTGTACTATCTGCATTCCCACCGAATCCTGCACCGAGACATGAAGCCTCAGAACATCCTCCTTGCCAAGGGTGGTGGCATCaagctctgtgactttgg GTTTGCCCGGGCTATGAGCACCAACACGATGGTGCTGACATCCATTAAAGGCACACCACTTTACATGTCTCCAGAGCTGGTGGAAGAGCGACCATATGACCACACGGCAGACCTCTGGTCTGTGGGCTGCATCCTGTATGAACTGGCTGTAGGCACCCCTCCCTTCTATACCACGAGCATCTTTGAACTGGTCAGCCTCATTCTCAAGGACCCTGTGCGCTGGCCCTCCACCCTTAGCCCTTGCTTCAAG AACTTCCTGCAGGGACTGCTCACCAAGGACCCCCGGCAGCGTCTGTCCTGGCCAGACCTCTTACATCACCCCTTCATTGCTGGCCATGTCACCA TAATAACTGAGCCAGCAGCCCTAGATTTGGGCACCCCATTCACCAGTCGCCTACCCCCTGAACTTCAGGTCCTAAAGGACGAACAGGCACATCGGTTGGCCCCCAAGGGTAGTGAATCTCGCATCTTGCGTCAGGCACGTAAACGCATGGCTGAGGAAGCCAAGCAGAAG AAACACCAGAACACAGAATCTGCGCTTGAGCAAGAGGATAGGACCAGCAAGGTGGCTCCTGGCACAGCCCCCCTGCCCAGGCTAAGGGCCACCCCTCAGGAACCAGGCCTCTTGGCTGGGATCTTGGCCTCAGAAATGAAGAGCAGCTGGGCTGAGTGGGGGGCTGGAGAGGCCCCCTCTACACCTCG GGAACACCAGATCACCGTGGATTGTGAACAGGCATTCCCAGAGCTGAAATCAGAGGTGGTGGGCCAGAGGAGCATTGATGCTGTAGACCTAGAAAATGAG ATCCTGAAAGGCATCCTAGAAGATGTTTCCCACATGCTTCCTGCGCTCCGGGTCCTGAGCAGTCTTCTGTCTGGCTGCAGTGACTCTGTTGCCTTGTATTCCTTCTGCCGTGAGGCAGGGCTGCCAGGGCTGCTGCTGAGCTTACTCAAACACAGCCAAGAGAGCACCAACATCCAGCAG CAATCTTGGTATGGGACCTTCCTAAGGGACCTGATAGCTGTGATTCAGGCCTACTTTGCCTGCACCTTCAACCTGGAGAGGAGCCAGACAAGCGACAG CTTGCAGGTGTTTCAGGAGGCCGTCAGCCTCTTTCTGGACTTGTTAGGGAAACTGCTGGCCCAACCAGATGACTCTGAGCAGACACTGCGGAGGGACAGTCTTATG tgctttactGTTGTGTGTGAAGCCATGGATGGGAACAGCCGGGCCATCTCCCAAGCCTTTTACTCCAGCTTGCTGACTACACAGCGGGCCGTGTTGGATGGGCTTCTTCAGGGCTTGACAGTTCCACAGCTGCCTTTCCACACACCCCCAG GAGCCCCACAAGTGAGCCAGCCGCTGCGGGAGCAGAGTGAGGATCTGCCTGGAGCCATTTCCTGTGCACTGGCAGCCATATGCACTGCTCCTGTGGGGCTGCCTGGCTGCTGGGAAGCTAAGGAGCAG GTCTCTCGGTATTTGGCAAATCAACTGACTGAAGACAGCAGCCAGCTGAGGCCGTCCCTCGTCTCTGGCCTGCAGCATCCCATCCTGTGCCTACACCTTCTCAAG GTTCTCTACTCCTGCTGCCATGTCAGTGAGCGCCTGTGCCATCTTCTAGGGCAAGAGCCCCTGGCCTTGGAGTCAATGCTGATGTTGGTTCAAGGCAAG gtaaaAGTAATGGATTGGGAAGAGTCTACTGAAGTGGCACTCTACCTCCTCTCCCTTCTTGTTCTTCGACTCCAAGATCTGCCGTCTGG AATGGAGAAGCTAGGCAGTGAGACTGCTACACTCTTTACCCACTCACACGTCGTCTCTCTTGTG AGCGCAGCAGCCTCTCTGTTGGAACAGCTTTGTCAGCAAGGGGTGACCCTTGACCTCCAGCCTGTGGAATGGATAGCTGCAGCCACACATGCCCTGTCTGCCCCTGCAGAG GTCCGGCTGACTCCACCAGGTGGCTGTGGATTCTATGATGGCCTCCTCATCCTTCTGCTGCAGCTCCTCACCCAG CAGGGGAAAACTAGCCTGATAAGGGACATGGCTAGTTCAGAAATGTGGACCATTTTGTGGCACCGCTTTTCCATGGCCCTGAGGCTACCTGAGGAGGTGTCTACGCAGGAGGAAGAGCTGTCGCTATCCAGTCCACAAAGCCCAGAGCCAGACTGGACGCTGATCTCCCCGCAAG GCATGGCAGCCCTGCTGAGCCTGGCCGTGGCCACCTTCACCCAGGAGCCCCAGTTATGCCTGAGCCACCTGTCCCAGCGTGGAAGTATCCTTATGTCCACCCTGAAGCACCTGCTTTCCTCCAGCTTCCTGCATCAGCTAGGGCAGGC GCCTCACGGGTCTGAGTTTCTCCCTGCCGTGGTGCTCTCTGTCTGCCAGCTCCTCTGTTTCCCCTTCGCCTTGGATGTGGATGCTGACCTCCTTATAGGTATCTTGGCTGACCTCAGGGACTCGGAAGTCGCAGCGCATCTGCTACAG GTCTGCTGCCACCATCTCGTGTTGCCACAAGTTGAGCTGCCCATGAGCCTCCTCACACGGTTGGCCCTCACAGATCCCACCTCTCTCAGCCAGTTTGTGAATACAGTGGCAGCCTCCCCTAGTTCCATCATTTCGTTCTTCTCAGTTGCTCTCCTGGGTGACCAGCCGCTGCTGACCTCTGACCTTCTCTCCCTGCTGGCCCACACAGCCCGGGTACTGCCGCCCAGCCACTTGTCTTTTATCCAAGAGCTTCTGGCTGGCTCCGATGAATCCTATCGGCCTCTGCGCAGCCTCCTGGGCCATCCAGATAATTCCGTGCGGGCGCGCACTTATGGGCTCTTGGGACACTTGCTTCAACATAGCATGGCTCTCCGTGGGGCACTGCAGAGCCAGGCTGGACTGCTGAACCTTCTGCTGCTGGGGCTcggagacaaggaccttgctgTGCGGCGCAGTGCCAGCTTTGCTGTGGGCAATGCAGCTTACCAGGCTGGTCCCCTAGGACCTGCTCTGGCAGCTGCGGTTCCTGGTATGACCCAGCTGCTTGGAGATCCTCAGGCTGGTATCCGGCGCAATGCTGCTTCAGCTCTGGGCAACTTGGGGCCTGAGGGACTGGGGGAGGAGATGTTACAGTGCCAAGTACCCCAACGGCTCCTAGAGATGGCGTGTGGAGACCCTCAGCCAAATGTGAAGGAGGCTGCCCTCATTGCCCTCCGGAGCCTCCGGCAGGAGCCCTGCATACATCAG GTGCTGGTGTCCCTGGGTGCCAGTGAAAAATTAGCCTTGCTCTCCCTGGGGAACCAGTTACTGCCACACAGTGGCAGCAGTCCCAGGCCCGCTTCTGCCAAACACTGCAGGAAACTCATTCACCTCCTGAGGCCAACCCACAGCACGTGA
- the STK36 gene encoding serine/threonine-protein kinase 36 isoform X4 has product MEKYHVLEMIGEGSFGRVYKGRRKYSAQVVALKFIPKLGRSEKELRNLQREIEIMRGLRHPNIVHMLDSFETDKEVVVVTDYAEGELFQILEDDGKLPEDQVQAIAAQLVSALYYLHSHRILHRDMKPQNILLAKGGGIKLCDFGFARAMSTNTMVLTSIKGTPLYMSPELVEERPYDHTADLWSVGCILYELAVGTPPFYTTSIFELVSLILKDPVRWPSTLSPCFKNFLQGLLTKDPRQRLSWPDLLHHPFIAGHVTIITEPAALDLGTPFTSRLPPELQVLKDEQAHRLAPKGSESRILRQARKRMAEEAKQKKHQNTESALEQEDRTSKVAPGTAPLPRLRATPQEPGLLAGILASEMKSSWAEWGAGEAPSTPREHQITVDCEQAFPELKSEVVGQRSIDAVDLENEEPDSDEEWQHLLETIKPVPIQLKSPLTLLCNPDFCQRIQSQLQETGGQILKGILEDVSHMLPALRVLSSLLSGCSDSVALYSFCREAGLPGLLLSLLKHSQESTNIQQQSWYGTFLRDLIAVIQAYFACTFNLERSQTSDSLQVFQEAVSLFLDLLGKLLAQPDDSEQTLRRDSLMCFTVVCEAMDGNSRAISQAFYSSLLTTQRAVLDGLLQGLTVPQLPFHTPPGAPQVSQPLREQSEDLPGAISCALAAICTAPVGLPGCWEAKEQVSRYLANQLTEDSSQLRPSLVSGLQHPILCLHLLKVLYSCCHVSERLCHLLGQEPLALESMLMLVQGKVKVMDWEESTEVALYLLSLLVLRLQDLPSGMEKLGSETATLFTHSHVVSLVSAAASLLEQLCQQGVTLDLQPVEWIAAATHALSAPAEVRLTPPGGCGFYDGLLILLLQLLTQQGKTSLIRDMASSEMWTILWHRFSMALRLPEEVSTQEEELSLSSPQSPEPDWTLISPQGMAALLSLAVATFTQEPQLCLSHLSQRGSILMSTLKHLLSSSFLHQLGQAPHGSEFLPAVVLSVCQLLCFPFALDVDADLLIGILADLRDSEVAAHLLQVLVSLGASEKLALLSLGNQLLPHSGSSPRPASAKHCRKLIHLLRPTHST; this is encoded by the exons ATGGAAAAGTACCATGTGTTGGAGATGATTGGAGAAGGCTCTTTTGGGAGGGTGTATAAGGGTCGAAGAAAATACAGTGCTCAG GTTGTGGCCCTGAAATTCATTCCAAAATTGGGACGCTCAGAGAAGGAGCTGAGGAACCTGCAACGAGAGATTGAAATCATGCGGGGTTTGCGACATCCCAACATTGTGCATATGCTTGACAGCTTTGAGACTGACAAAGAG GTAGTGGTGGTAACAGACTATGCTGAGGGAGAACTCTTTCAGATCCTAGAAGATGATGGGAAGCTTCCTGAGGACCAG GTTCAGGCCATTGCTGCCCAGTTGGTGTCAGCCCTGTACTATCTGCATTCCCACCGAATCCTGCACCGAGACATGAAGCCTCAGAACATCCTCCTTGCCAAGGGTGGTGGCATCaagctctgtgactttgg GTTTGCCCGGGCTATGAGCACCAACACGATGGTGCTGACATCCATTAAAGGCACACCACTTTACATGTCTCCAGAGCTGGTGGAAGAGCGACCATATGACCACACGGCAGACCTCTGGTCTGTGGGCTGCATCCTGTATGAACTGGCTGTAGGCACCCCTCCCTTCTATACCACGAGCATCTTTGAACTGGTCAGCCTCATTCTCAAGGACCCTGTGCGCTGGCCCTCCACCCTTAGCCCTTGCTTCAAG AACTTCCTGCAGGGACTGCTCACCAAGGACCCCCGGCAGCGTCTGTCCTGGCCAGACCTCTTACATCACCCCTTCATTGCTGGCCATGTCACCA TAATAACTGAGCCAGCAGCCCTAGATTTGGGCACCCCATTCACCAGTCGCCTACCCCCTGAACTTCAGGTCCTAAAGGACGAACAGGCACATCGGTTGGCCCCCAAGGGTAGTGAATCTCGCATCTTGCGTCAGGCACGTAAACGCATGGCTGAGGAAGCCAAGCAGAAG AAACACCAGAACACAGAATCTGCGCTTGAGCAAGAGGATAGGACCAGCAAGGTGGCTCCTGGCACAGCCCCCCTGCCCAGGCTAAGGGCCACCCCTCAGGAACCAGGCCTCTTGGCTGGGATCTTGGCCTCAGAAATGAAGAGCAGCTGGGCTGAGTGGGGGGCTGGAGAGGCCCCCTCTACACCTCG GGAACACCAGATCACCGTGGATTGTGAACAGGCATTCCCAGAGCTGAAATCAGAGGTGGTGGGCCAGAGGAGCATTGATGCTGTAGACCTAGAAAATGAG GAGCCAGACAGTGATGAGGAGTGGCAACACCTGCTAGAGACCATCAAGCCTGTGCCCATTCAACTGAAGTCCCCTCTCACACTGCTGTGCAATCCCGACTTCTGCCAGCGCATCCAGAGCCAGCTACAAGAGACTGGAGGGCAG ATCCTGAAAGGCATCCTAGAAGATGTTTCCCACATGCTTCCTGCGCTCCGGGTCCTGAGCAGTCTTCTGTCTGGCTGCAGTGACTCTGTTGCCTTGTATTCCTTCTGCCGTGAGGCAGGGCTGCCAGGGCTGCTGCTGAGCTTACTCAAACACAGCCAAGAGAGCACCAACATCCAGCAG CAATCTTGGTATGGGACCTTCCTAAGGGACCTGATAGCTGTGATTCAGGCCTACTTTGCCTGCACCTTCAACCTGGAGAGGAGCCAGACAAGCGACAG CTTGCAGGTGTTTCAGGAGGCCGTCAGCCTCTTTCTGGACTTGTTAGGGAAACTGCTGGCCCAACCAGATGACTCTGAGCAGACACTGCGGAGGGACAGTCTTATG tgctttactGTTGTGTGTGAAGCCATGGATGGGAACAGCCGGGCCATCTCCCAAGCCTTTTACTCCAGCTTGCTGACTACACAGCGGGCCGTGTTGGATGGGCTTCTTCAGGGCTTGACAGTTCCACAGCTGCCTTTCCACACACCCCCAG GAGCCCCACAAGTGAGCCAGCCGCTGCGGGAGCAGAGTGAGGATCTGCCTGGAGCCATTTCCTGTGCACTGGCAGCCATATGCACTGCTCCTGTGGGGCTGCCTGGCTGCTGGGAAGCTAAGGAGCAG GTCTCTCGGTATTTGGCAAATCAACTGACTGAAGACAGCAGCCAGCTGAGGCCGTCCCTCGTCTCTGGCCTGCAGCATCCCATCCTGTGCCTACACCTTCTCAAG GTTCTCTACTCCTGCTGCCATGTCAGTGAGCGCCTGTGCCATCTTCTAGGGCAAGAGCCCCTGGCCTTGGAGTCAATGCTGATGTTGGTTCAAGGCAAG gtaaaAGTAATGGATTGGGAAGAGTCTACTGAAGTGGCACTCTACCTCCTCTCCCTTCTTGTTCTTCGACTCCAAGATCTGCCGTCTGG AATGGAGAAGCTAGGCAGTGAGACTGCTACACTCTTTACCCACTCACACGTCGTCTCTCTTGTG AGCGCAGCAGCCTCTCTGTTGGAACAGCTTTGTCAGCAAGGGGTGACCCTTGACCTCCAGCCTGTGGAATGGATAGCTGCAGCCACACATGCCCTGTCTGCCCCTGCAGAG GTCCGGCTGACTCCACCAGGTGGCTGTGGATTCTATGATGGCCTCCTCATCCTTCTGCTGCAGCTCCTCACCCAG CAGGGGAAAACTAGCCTGATAAGGGACATGGCTAGTTCAGAAATGTGGACCATTTTGTGGCACCGCTTTTCCATGGCCCTGAGGCTACCTGAGGAGGTGTCTACGCAGGAGGAAGAGCTGTCGCTATCCAGTCCACAAAGCCCAGAGCCAGACTGGACGCTGATCTCCCCGCAAG GCATGGCAGCCCTGCTGAGCCTGGCCGTGGCCACCTTCACCCAGGAGCCCCAGTTATGCCTGAGCCACCTGTCCCAGCGTGGAAGTATCCTTATGTCCACCCTGAAGCACCTGCTTTCCTCCAGCTTCCTGCATCAGCTAGGGCAGGC GCCTCACGGGTCTGAGTTTCTCCCTGCCGTGGTGCTCTCTGTCTGCCAGCTCCTCTGTTTCCCCTTCGCCTTGGATGTGGATGCTGACCTCCTTATAGGTATCTTGGCTGACCTCAGGGACTCGGAAGTCGCAGCGCATCTGCTACAG GTGCTGGTGTCCCTGGGTGCCAGTGAAAAATTAGCCTTGCTCTCCCTGGGGAACCAGTTACTGCCACACAGTGGCAGCAGTCCCAGGCCCGCTTCTGCCAAACACTGCAGGAAACTCATTCACCTCCTGAGGCCAACCCACAGCACGTGA